A DNA window from Engystomops pustulosus chromosome 6, aEngPut4.maternal, whole genome shotgun sequence contains the following coding sequences:
- the FFAR2 gene encoding free fatty acid receptor 2, with protein sequence MEVTSNSSGTTEGFHAFAEHTEIVLTVYILTFLLGLPSNLLAFYAFLIKVRKKPTPVDILLLNLTISDLLLLFFLPLKMREAASGMIWDMPLFLCPLTGFCYYSSIYISTLFLTAISVERYLGVAFPIKYKLHRKPSYAVFASICFWLVACAHCSIVYIVQYSIPNNSNLTQSKCYENFTDDQLRVLLPVRLEISLVLFFIPSIVTLYCYINFVRILLTLPNIQRQRKQRAIGLSLATLANFCICFAPYNLSHVIGFITKASPQWRVHTLLLSTLNTALDPVVFYFTSTAVKKTLFDILAIVLKKLRNVWPCKKLCLPPSDLSFRDSNVDRSST encoded by the coding sequence GTTTCATGCCTTTGCAGAGCACACCGAGATAGTCCTGACCGTCTACATCTTGACGTTCCTGTTGGGCCTGCCTTCCAACCTGTTGGCTTTCTACGCCTTTCTAATCAAAGTCCGTAAGAAGCCGACACCAGTGGACATCCTTCTCCTCAACCTGACCATCTCGGATCTCCTCTTGCTGTTCTTCCTTCCTTTAAAGATGAGAGAGGCTGCCTCTGGTATGATATGGGACATGCCATTGTTTCTTTGCCCCCTTACAGGTTTTTGCTACTACAGCAGCATCTACATCAGTACCTTGTTCCTCACAGCCATAAGTGTAGAGCGATACCTTGGAGTGGCTTTTCCGATCAAGTACAAGCTCCACCGTAAACCGTCCTACGCTGTATTCGCGAGCATTTGTTTCTGGTTAGTTGCTTGTGCTCACTGCAGCATTGTGTATATTGTTCAGTACTCCATACCCAACAATTCCAATCTCACCCAATCCAAATGCTACGAAAACTTTACCGATGATCAGCTGAGGGTTCTGCTCCCTGTCCGATTGGAGATAAGTTTAGTCCTTTTCTTCATTCCATCCATCGTAACTCTTTACTGCTACATAAACTTTGTACGGATTCTCTTGACTCTACCCAACATCCAACGTCAGAGGAAGCAGCGAGCCATCGGCTTGTCCTTGGCCACCCTTGCCAACTTTTGCATCTGCTTTGCTCCGTACAACTTATCTCATGTTATTGGGTTCATCACAAAGGCAAGTCCACAGTGGAGGGTGCACACTCTTCTCCTCAGCACCTTGAATACCGCGTTGGATCCAGTGGTTTTCTATTTCACGTCGACGGCGGTGAAGAAAACATTGTTCGACATTTTGGCCATCGTCTTAAAAAAATTAAGGAACGTTTGGCCATGTAAGAAACTCTGTCTGCCTCCATCCGACCTTTCTTTTAGAGACAGCAATGTAGATAGGTCCTCCACATAA